The bacterium region TTGCCGCCCGAGCGCGCCGGAGAGACCGCGGGCATCCTGCGGCGGATTGTGGCCGGGGAGCTGCTGGAGCCGTTTGAATCGGTGCGCCGGCGCAAGGACGGCCAACTGATCGACATGTCGTTGACCTATTCGCCGGTGCGCGACGAGACCGGCGCGATCACCGGTGTGGCGGTGATCGCCCGCGACATCACCCGCCAGAAACGGATGGAGGCGCAGGCGCAGCGTCTCGAGCAGGAGCGCGCCGAGCTGCTGGAGCGGCTGCAGATGACGCTGGAGCGGATGCCGATCGGCTGCATCCTGCACGACACCGAGTTCTGTTTCACCTACTGGAATCCCGCCGCCGAGAGGATCTTCGGCTACCGCCTGGCGGAGGTGATGGGCCGTTCGCCCTTCGGGCTCATCACCACCGAGAGTTCGCAGGACGCCACGGCCGCGGCGCTGCGCCGTCTGGCCGCCGGGGAGGAGCACTGCGACGAGGTTGGCGAGAATCTGACTCGCGACGGCCGTCGCATTATCTGCATCTGGCACAACACCTCGCTGCGATCGCGCGACGGGGCGTTTCTGGGCGTGATCTCAATGTGCCAGGACATCACGGAGCAGAAACGCGATGAAGAACGGCTGCGGCACTACGCCGCGGCGCTGGCGCAGACCAACCGGGAATTGCGCGACTTCGCGTTCGTCGCCTCGCATGATTTGCAGGAACCGCTGCGCAAGATTCTGGCCTTCGGCGAGCGGCTGGAGGCGCACGCGGGGGCGGCGTTGGACGAGGACGCGCGCGACAGTCTGGACCGAATGCAGAACGCGGCGCGCCGGATGCAGACGTTAATCAGCGACTTGCTGGATTTTTCGCGGGTGACGACCCAGGCGCAGCCGTTTGCGCCGGTGGATCTCAACGCGGTGGTGGCCGAGGCGCTCTCGGATTTGGAGGCGCGTGTCCTGCAGACCGGCGGCCGGGTGCAGATCGGGCCGCTGCCAACCATCGAGGCCGACCGTGTCCAGATGCGTCAGTTGTTTCAGAATGTGATCGGCAATGCGCTGAAGTTCCACGACGCCGGCCGCCCGCCGGAAATCACCGTGAGCGCGCGCCGGACCGCACCGCCGGACCCGTCGGCGCAGCCGGCCGACTGGTGCGAAATCACCTTTGCCGACAACGGCATCGGCTTCGACGCGAGATTCGCGGAACGCATCTTCACGCCGTTTATCCGTTTACACGGACGTCAGGAATACGAGGGCACGGGCATGGGGCTGGCCATCTGCCGCAAGATCGTCGAACGCCACGGCGGGACGATCACGGCCTCCGGGCGCCCGGGGTCGGGGGCGACCTTCAGGGTGCTTCTGCCCGCGTGCCAATCCCCCGCGAGACCAGAACTATGGACCACCATCGATCATTCGACAGAGCAGCCGCAACCGGCGGCCCCGTCGAACGCCGCGTCGTAGGCGACGCGCCCAACGGCCGCCGCCCCGTCGCGCCGATCCGTGTGCTCCTGGTCGATGACGACGAGGACGATTTCGTCATCACCCGGCGTCTGCTGCAAGAGGGTGGCAACGGTGGGATCGAACTGGAGTGGGTTGCCGACGTTGACGGGGCGCGTCAGGTGATCGCCGAGCGCCGCCACGATGTCTATCTGCTCGATTACGCGCTGGGCCCGGTGACGGGGGTGCAGCTGATGCGCGAGGCGCTGGCGAACGGCGGGCTGGCGCCGATGATCATCCTCACCGGTCAGGGCGCCGCCGACCACGACATGGAGGCGCTCTCGGCCGGGGCGGCCGAGTATCTCGTCAAAGGGGAGTGCTCCGGGCCGCTTCTGGCCCGCACGATCCGCTACGCGCTGGAGAAGACGCGTTCGCTGGTGGCGTTGCAGCAAAGCGAGGAACGCTACGCGCTGGCGGTCGAGGGCGCCAGCGACGGACTCTGGGATTGGGATTTGGACGCCAAGGTCATCTACCTGTCGCCGCGGTGGAAGCGCATGCTTGGATACGATCCGGACGAGATCGGGCGCAGCGTGCACGAGTGGTTCGGACGGGTGCATCCCGAGGACCGCGCCCGTGTGCAGTCGGAGATGTCGGCGCACCTGTCGGGCGAGACGCCGCAGTTTGAAAGCGAGCACCGTCTGCAGACCCGTCAGGGGGTGTACCGTTGGGTGTACGCCCGCGGGCTGGCGGTCCGTCGCGCCAACGGCGCGCCCTACCGGATCGCCGGATCGCTCACCGACATCCACGCGCGCAAGATCGCCGAGGAGCAGATCATCCGCGGGTCGATGCACGACGCGCTCACGGGGTTGCCCAACCGGGTGCTCTTGAAGGACCGGTTATTGCAACAACTGCGGTATGCCGAGCGCCACGAGGGATACCTGTTTGCGATTCTCTTCGTCGATCTGGACTGTTTCAAGCTGGTCAACGACAGTCTCGGCCACATGCGGGCCGATCAGTTGCTGGTGGCGGCGGGGCAGCGGGTGCAGAACAATCTGCGTCCCGGCGACACGGTGGCGCGGTTCGGCGGCGACGAGTTTGTGATCTTGGTGACCGACATCGCCGATGAAGAGGCGGCGGTGATGGTGGCCGAGCGGATTCAGGCCGACTTCATGCGGCCGTTTTCGATCGACGGCGAGGAAGTGCTGACGACGATGAGCGTCGGGATCGTGGTGCACGGGTCGGGACGCGCCACGCCCGATGAGATTCTGCGCGATGCCGACACCGCGATGTACATGGCCAAACAGCGCGGCGGCGCCGGCTATGTGGTCTTCGGCGCGGAGATGGGCAGCAACGCGTCGGTGCAACTGCAACTGCGCGCCGATCTGCGCCGGGCAGTGGCGGCGCAGTCGCTGGCGTTGCGCTACCAGCCCATACTGCGGCTCTCGGATGGTTACATCGCCGGCTTTGAGGCGCTGTTGCGCTGGGAGCATCCGGAGCGGGGCGCGGTCGATCCGATGGAGTTCATCCCGGCGGCGGAGAGCACCGGGCTGATCGTGCCGTTGGGACGCTGGGCGCTG contains the following coding sequences:
- a CDS encoding EAL domain-containing protein, giving the protein MDHHRSFDRAAATGGPVERRVVGDAPNGRRPVAPIRVLLVDDDEDDFVITRRLLQEGGNGGIELEWVADVDGARQVIAERRHDVYLLDYALGPVTGVQLMREALANGGLAPMIILTGQGAADHDMEALSAGAAEYLVKGECSGPLLARTIRYALEKTRSLVALQQSEERYALAVEGASDGLWDWDLDAKVIYLSPRWKRMLGYDPDEIGRSVHEWFGRVHPEDRARVQSEMSAHLSGETPQFESEHRLQTRQGVYRWVYARGLAVRRANGAPYRIAGSLTDIHARKIAEEQIIRGSMHDALTGLPNRVLLKDRLLQQLRYAERHEGYLFAILFVDLDCFKLVNDSLGHMRADQLLVAAGQRVQNNLRPGDTVARFGGDEFVILVTDIADEEAAVMVAERIQADFMRPFSIDGEEVLTTMSVGIVVHGSGRATPDEILRDADTAMYMAKQRGGAGYVVFGAEMGSNASVQLQLRADLRRAVAAQSLALRYQPILRLSDGYIAGFEALLRWEHPERGAVDPMEFIPAAESTGLIVPLGRWALMQACRTAAAWQTDGAAAVPISVNLSARQLQRSDFLSSLEAVLRETGLPASALVLELTETALFAHSEPVVRALEGIRALGISLHIDDFGTGYSSLNYLARLPVTALKVDRSFVQGLGRDEGSRKIIRGVVTLAHSLGIEVIAEGIESAAQLRLLRDEMGCDFGQGYLYARALESDEAFSCLVRQPWQRIAQTAS
- a CDS encoding PAS domain S-box protein, translating into MPATGSTSPTPTTRAREPWFLRSKSRLYLVLLLALAIPGAAFSALVAFDVKRELREQAERENALAATMVTQLVEEQFYGLRDYVRSYADRIRFSESVCRRDTVFARRVLDQMRAGSSLISRVFLTDTGGVLWLDTPVDPQVHGRRFAHRDWYRGVHRSPRAYVSEMYRRDALGQPYTIAVAAMVYDDGGNACGILVAQVTVENLAEWLLDLRLSQHGIATLIDPQGHWIDNAGHGVHPARMMDTTTFRHLIAESREATEGRDPLSGAPSLVHVAPVSGSDWTVVARRSLRDVYAPAHAMQRTIFLYFAIGLLGMVVIGGSMYRTLRRHDAERDQAQEEMRRAYRDVEERVRQRTEELARANRELSRLAGIVECSYDAIGSATLDGVVTSWNPAAERIYGYRRDEVIGQHSSMLLPPERAGETAGILRRIVAGELLEPFESVRRRKDGQLIDMSLTYSPVRDETGAITGVAVIARDITRQKRMEAQAQRLEQERAELLERLQMTLERMPIGCILHDTEFCFTYWNPAAERIFGYRLAEVMGRSPFGLITTESSQDATAAALRRLAAGEEHCDEVGENLTRDGRRIICIWHNTSLRSRDGAFLGVISMCQDITEQKRDEERLRHYAAALAQTNRELRDFAFVASHDLQEPLRKILAFGERLEAHAGAALDEDARDSLDRMQNAARRMQTLISDLLDFSRVTTQAQPFAPVDLNAVVAEALSDLEARVLQTGGRVQIGPLPTIEADRVQMRQLFQNVIGNALKFHDAGRPPEITVSARRTAPPDPSAQPADWCEITFADNGIGFDARFAERIFTPFIRLHGRQEYEGTGMGLAICRKIVERHGGTITASGRPGSGATFRVLLPACQSPARPELWTTIDHSTEQPQPAAPSNAAS